The proteins below come from a single Corynebacterium glyciniphilum AJ 3170 genomic window:
- the rho gene encoding transcription termination factor Rho, with the protein MTLPDIVSRAQNDGLASLKLAELKQIATSQGLRGISGMRKGELVSAIASAGIGSGRPAGAQPSAPAEPVKAPAKETASARSKEGAPASDRQDRAGRREQQAPQPTADNADNADNAGNAGNAGNAGNADNAENTGNAGNAGNAGTRGSGERNDGNDRRDRNDRGDRNDRGDHGDEEGGRRGRRNRRNRRNRGKGDQGGNQGNQGNQQNADDRGGRNRNDRGNKNNRGDRGDRGDRGGNQGNQGGQNNQNQNNGGGNNEPPTPVAGILDFADANTAFIRTTGYHAGSTDVYVPIQMVRKYGMRHGDAVTGTIRPGAKAQQAGGGGRGGRNRQKYTPLHAVDTVNGLAPDQAAQRPKFNNLTPLYPNQRLRLETEPKVLTTRVIDLIMPIGKGQRALIVSPPKAGKTTILQDIANAITVNNPECYLMVVLVDERPEEVTDMQRSVRGEVIASTFDRPPNEHTAIAELAIERAKRLVEQGKDVVVLLDSITRLGRAYNNSSPASGRILSGGVDSNALYPPKRFLGAARNIENGGSLTIIATAMVETGSAGDTVIFEEFKGTGNAELKLDRKIAERRMFPAVDVNPSGTRKDDLLLGPDEARLLHKLRRILSALDPQAAIDLLLKQLRKSKTNRDFMLQIASSAPLAGEDDDE; encoded by the coding sequence GTGACTTTGCCGGACATCGTCTCCCGGGCACAGAACGACGGGCTTGCCTCCCTGAAACTGGCGGAACTCAAGCAGATCGCGACATCGCAAGGTCTGCGCGGGATCTCCGGAATGAGGAAGGGGGAGCTGGTCTCCGCCATCGCCAGCGCGGGGATCGGCAGCGGCCGCCCTGCCGGGGCCCAGCCCTCGGCCCCTGCTGAACCGGTGAAAGCTCCGGCCAAGGAAACTGCCTCTGCACGGTCAAAGGAGGGCGCCCCCGCGTCGGACCGCCAGGACAGAGCAGGCAGGAGGGAACAGCAGGCGCCTCAGCCGACTGCCGACAACGCCGACAACGCCGACAACGCCGGCAACGCCGGCAACGCCGGCAACGCCGGCAATGCCGACAACGCTGAAAACACCGGCAACGCTGGTAATGCCGGCAATGCTGGTACCCGGGGTTCTGGTGAGCGCAACGACGGTAACGACCGTCGTGACCGTAACGACCGGGGCGACCGTAACGACCGGGGCGACCACGGTGACGAGGAGGGCGGTCGCCGTGGCCGCAGGAACCGCAGGAACCGGCGGAACCGAGGCAAGGGGGACCAGGGCGGGAATCAGGGTAACCAGGGCAACCAGCAGAATGCCGATGACCGTGGCGGCCGGAACCGCAATGACCGCGGCAACAAGAACAACCGCGGTGACCGCGGTGACCGGGGTGACCGGGGTGGCAACCAGGGCAACCAGGGTGGTCAGAACAACCAGAACCAGAACAACGGTGGCGGCAACAATGAGCCGCCCACACCGGTTGCCGGCATTCTCGACTTTGCCGACGCCAACACCGCGTTCATCCGCACCACCGGTTACCATGCCGGTTCCACCGACGTGTACGTTCCGATCCAGATGGTGCGAAAGTACGGGATGCGGCATGGCGACGCGGTCACCGGCACGATCCGGCCCGGTGCCAAGGCACAGCAGGCTGGAGGCGGTGGACGGGGAGGACGCAACCGCCAGAAGTACACGCCGTTGCACGCCGTCGACACTGTCAACGGGCTGGCCCCTGACCAGGCTGCGCAGCGGCCGAAGTTCAACAACCTCACACCGCTGTACCCGAACCAACGGCTGCGACTGGAAACTGAGCCGAAGGTCCTGACCACCCGCGTCATCGACCTGATCATGCCGATCGGTAAGGGACAGCGTGCGCTGATCGTCTCCCCGCCGAAGGCCGGCAAGACCACAATTCTCCAGGACATCGCCAACGCGATCACGGTCAACAACCCGGAGTGCTACCTCATGGTCGTCCTAGTTGACGAGCGTCCGGAAGAGGTCACCGATATGCAGCGTTCGGTGCGCGGCGAGGTCATCGCCTCCACGTTCGACCGCCCGCCGAACGAGCACACCGCCATCGCTGAGCTGGCCATTGAGCGTGCGAAGCGTCTGGTGGAGCAGGGCAAGGACGTCGTCGTGCTTCTCGATTCGATCACGCGTCTGGGCCGCGCATACAACAACTCCTCACCTGCCTCCGGCCGTATCCTCTCCGGCGGTGTGGACTCCAATGCTCTGTACCCGCCGAAGCGTTTCCTGGGCGCGGCACGGAACATTGAGAATGGTGGATCGCTGACGATCATCGCTACGGCCATGGTCGAGACCGGTTCTGCCGGCGATACCGTGATCTTCGAGGAGTTCAAGGGCACGGGCAACGCGGAACTGAAGCTCGACCGCAAGATCGCGGAGCGTCGTATGTTCCCCGCCGTCGACGTCAACCCGTCCGGGACGCGCAAGGACGATCTCCTGCTGGGGCCCGACGAGGCCCGGCTGCTGCACAAACTGCGTCGGATTCTCTCTGCCCTGGATCCGCAGGCCGCTATCGATCTGTTGCTCAAGCAGCTGCGGAAGTCGAAGACCAACCGCGACTTCATGCTCCAGATCGCTTCTTCGGCTCCGTTGGCAGGGGAGGACGACGATGAGTGA
- the thrC gene encoding threonine synthase: MTDKRTPVLHHWTGLINEYRDWMPFAADWEPVTLNEGGTPLIRANYVSEITGCDVWLKVEGANPTGSFKDRGMTVAVTDAVHAGKKVLMCASTGNTSASAAAYAARAGIASAVLIPEGKIAQGKLSQAVMHGAKIIQVRGNFDDCLELVRKTTTDFPEIALVNSVNPMRIEGQKTAAFEIVDALGDAPDIHALPVGNAGNITAYWKGYSEYAEAGLSTKRPVMLGVQAAGAAPLVSGEPVLEPETVATAIRIGNPASWHQAVAAKEESGGSFRAATDEKILEAYRLIAAREGVFVEPASASSVAGLLAAHAEGSIEKGQRIVCTVTGHGLKDPTTALSEMPEPTPIDVDTNAVAEALELA; this comes from the coding sequence ATGACCGATAAGCGCACCCCGGTGCTCCACCACTGGACCGGCCTGATCAACGAGTACCGCGACTGGATGCCCTTCGCCGCGGACTGGGAGCCGGTGACCCTCAACGAGGGTGGGACCCCGCTGATCAGAGCGAACTATGTTTCCGAGATCACCGGGTGCGATGTCTGGCTCAAAGTCGAGGGCGCCAACCCGACCGGTTCCTTCAAGGACCGCGGCATGACCGTGGCCGTCACCGATGCGGTCCACGCGGGCAAGAAGGTCCTGATGTGTGCCTCCACGGGTAACACCTCAGCCTCCGCCGCCGCCTACGCCGCACGTGCGGGGATCGCCTCCGCTGTGCTGATCCCCGAAGGCAAGATCGCCCAGGGCAAGCTTTCGCAGGCGGTGATGCACGGTGCGAAGATCATCCAGGTGCGCGGTAACTTCGACGACTGCCTGGAACTGGTGCGCAAGACCACGACGGACTTCCCGGAGATCGCGCTGGTGAACTCGGTCAACCCGATGCGCATCGAGGGGCAGAAGACCGCTGCCTTCGAAATCGTCGACGCTCTCGGTGACGCCCCCGACATCCACGCGCTGCCGGTGGGGAACGCAGGAAATATCACCGCGTACTGGAAGGGCTACTCGGAGTACGCCGAGGCGGGCCTGTCGACCAAGCGACCGGTGATGCTGGGTGTGCAGGCCGCCGGTGCTGCACCCCTCGTCAGCGGTGAGCCGGTGCTTGAGCCCGAGACGGTGGCCACCGCCATCCGGATCGGTAACCCGGCTTCCTGGCACCAGGCTGTCGCGGCCAAGGAGGAGTCCGGTGGGTCCTTCCGTGCGGCGACGGACGAGAAGATTCTCGAGGCCTACCGACTGATCGCTGCACGCGAAGGAGTCTTCGTGGAACCGGCGTCGGCCTCCTCCGTGGCAGGGTTGCTCGCCGCTCACGCCGAGGGGTCCATCGAGAAGGGGCAGCGCATCGTCTGCACCGTCACCGGTCACGGGTTGAAGGATCCGACGACTGCTCTGAGCGAGATGCCGGAGCCGACCCCGATCGACGTCGACACCAATGCAGTCGCTGAGGCACTGGAACTCGCATGA
- a CDS encoding long-chain fatty-acid--CoA ligase, which produces MREFPLTMASVLEYGRVVHGSTTVRTYYGETPEDTTFSEIGGRSAALAHALADIAGVNPGDRVATFMPNITEHLESLFAVTSMGAVIQPLNSNLVADQLVHIINHAGDRVIIGSPRLSRRLAPVMPDCPEIHTVIVTGTGGAEARDDLHTLLTEAGRGDITVLSYEEILDGYATTYTWPDVSETAPAALLYSTGSTGAPKGVVYSHRAMWLHAMNLRTPDSFGIRNGHSFLCTVPVFHVLSWGVPIAAFMAGTPLVFPGGVAGPAHLAHVIADSMPRMAHGAPSVWMQLVVHYQHTPPEKMSLQEIISGGAPVPPALIDAWEERYGVDMIHSWGMTETGPVGTVARTPVGVGGAARRRYRDSQGRFPIGMEFRVVSDDGTPQQPNDRSSGEIQVRGNWVTTDYHHSPAAAKGGAAHVFRGTDVDDSDDAAERFTDDGWLRTGDIGTITRDGFLTVHDRQTDTIRSGGEWIYSAILENIVMESDMVAEAAVIGVPDERWGQRPLAVVVTIAGVDRDRTTAEELAAAVAAKVPRWMAPEYWTFVDRIDKTSVGKFDKKDLRAHLASGEFDVIKLRSPGEPKPQDDPEDAQ; this is translated from the coding sequence ATGCGCGAGTTCCCCCTGACGATGGCTTCCGTGCTCGAGTACGGGCGCGTTGTTCACGGTTCGACAACGGTGCGTACCTACTACGGAGAGACGCCCGAGGACACCACCTTCAGCGAGATAGGAGGACGCAGTGCCGCTCTGGCCCATGCGCTCGCCGATATTGCCGGTGTCAACCCTGGGGACCGCGTCGCGACGTTCATGCCCAATATCACCGAACATCTGGAGTCGTTGTTCGCGGTGACATCGATGGGAGCGGTAATCCAGCCGCTGAACTCCAACCTCGTCGCCGACCAACTGGTGCATATCATCAACCACGCCGGCGACCGTGTGATCATCGGTTCTCCCCGCCTGTCACGCCGTCTGGCCCCGGTGATGCCGGACTGTCCGGAGATCCACACCGTCATCGTCACAGGCACCGGTGGTGCCGAAGCACGGGATGATCTCCATACGCTCCTCACCGAGGCCGGTCGCGGGGACATCACTGTCCTCAGCTACGAGGAGATCCTCGACGGGTACGCCACCACCTACACCTGGCCGGACGTGAGCGAGACCGCGCCGGCGGCTCTGCTGTACTCCACCGGCTCCACTGGTGCGCCTAAAGGAGTGGTGTACTCCCACCGCGCGATGTGGTTACACGCGATGAACCTGCGCACCCCCGACTCATTCGGCATCCGCAACGGTCACAGCTTCCTCTGCACTGTACCGGTCTTTCATGTGCTGAGTTGGGGTGTACCGATCGCCGCTTTCATGGCCGGCACACCGCTGGTCTTCCCCGGCGGAGTGGCCGGCCCCGCCCATCTGGCACACGTCATCGCCGACTCGATGCCACGCATGGCCCACGGCGCTCCCAGTGTCTGGATGCAACTTGTCGTGCACTACCAACACACACCGCCGGAGAAAATGAGCCTGCAGGAGATCATTTCCGGCGGTGCACCCGTACCACCCGCGTTGATCGACGCATGGGAGGAACGCTACGGAGTCGACATGATCCATTCCTGGGGCATGACCGAGACAGGGCCGGTGGGCACCGTCGCCAGGACCCCGGTGGGGGTCGGCGGCGCCGCGCGGCGCCGCTACCGCGACAGCCAGGGGCGGTTCCCCATCGGAATGGAGTTCCGTGTGGTGTCCGATGACGGGACACCACAGCAGCCCAACGACCGTTCAAGCGGTGAGATACAGGTGCGTGGCAACTGGGTCACCACCGATTACCATCACTCTCCCGCAGCCGCCAAAGGTGGTGCCGCACACGTGTTCCGCGGCACGGACGTCGATGATTCCGACGACGCCGCCGAACGCTTCACTGACGACGGCTGGCTGCGCACCGGTGACATCGGGACGATCACCCGGGACGGATTCCTCACCGTGCATGACCGGCAGACCGACACCATCCGCTCCGGAGGAGAATGGATCTATTCGGCGATCCTGGAGAATATCGTCATGGAGTCCGACATGGTCGCCGAGGCAGCGGTGATCGGTGTCCCCGATGAGCGATGGGGCCAACGCCCGCTCGCCGTGGTGGTGACGATTGCGGGCGTCGACCGCGACCGCACCACAGCAGAGGAGCTCGCTGCTGCAGTCGCGGCGAAAGTGCCCCGCTGGATGGCGCCGGAATACTGGACCTTCGTCGACCGGATTGACAAGACATCAGTCGGCAAATTCGACAAGAAGGATCTCCGCGCGCACCTGGCGTCCGGGGAGTTCGACGTCATCAAGCTGCGTAGCCCCGGTGAACCGAAGCCGCAGGACGATCCCGAGGACGCACAGTAG
- the thrB gene encoding homoserine kinase produces the protein MSGSTAGTGAVDAPLRTIAPGRRVTVTVPASTANLGPGFDTLGLAVGLYDTVEVESTDAGLDVTVHGEGEGEVPLDERHLVVRALRAGLHEAGASVGGLRIVCRNSIPHSRGLGSSAAAAVAGVAAASGLAGGDHPTGALDDDTLIQLSSAFEGHPDNAAACVLGGGVVSWTNIPVDGRSAPEYHAVGVPVHPDISATALIPDFHASTEAVRRVLPSDVSHQDARFNVSRAALLPLALSSYPELLWEATRDRLHQPYRAEVLPVTTEWVNRLRNLGFPAFLSGAGPTVMVLSTSAVDAPLLEEARGRGIAVLETGVGRRASVEVN, from the coding sequence ATGTCCGGTTCGACTGCGGGCACAGGCGCCGTCGATGCGCCGCTCCGGACGATCGCCCCTGGCCGCAGGGTGACGGTGACCGTACCTGCGTCCACTGCGAACCTGGGTCCGGGCTTCGACACCCTGGGCCTCGCCGTCGGGTTGTACGACACCGTAGAGGTGGAGTCGACTGACGCAGGTCTGGACGTCACCGTGCACGGTGAAGGCGAAGGTGAGGTTCCCCTCGACGAACGGCACCTTGTGGTTCGTGCGCTGCGTGCCGGCCTGCATGAGGCAGGCGCGAGTGTCGGTGGCCTGCGGATCGTGTGCCGGAACAGTATTCCTCACTCGCGTGGTCTGGGGTCCTCGGCGGCAGCAGCTGTCGCCGGCGTGGCGGCCGCCAGCGGGCTTGCCGGAGGAGACCACCCGACCGGTGCACTGGACGACGACACGCTGATCCAGCTGTCGTCGGCGTTCGAAGGGCACCCGGACAACGCTGCCGCGTGCGTCCTCGGCGGGGGAGTGGTCTCGTGGACCAATATCCCTGTCGACGGTCGAAGTGCCCCGGAGTACCATGCCGTCGGCGTTCCCGTGCATCCTGATATTTCCGCGACCGCGTTGATCCCTGATTTCCACGCGTCGACAGAGGCGGTGCGCAGGGTCCTGCCGAGTGATGTGTCCCACCAGGACGCCCGTTTCAATGTGTCCCGTGCCGCACTCCTGCCCCTGGCGTTGAGCTCGTACCCCGAGCTGCTGTGGGAGGCCACGCGCGACCGGTTGCACCAGCCGTACCGTGCGGAGGTTCTGCCGGTCACGACTGAGTGGGTCAACAGGCTGCGTAACCTGGGGTTCCCTGCGTTTCTGTCCGGCGCAGGCCCGACGGTCATGGTCTTGTCGACGTCCGCCGTCGACGCTCCACTGCTGGAGGAGGCCAGAGGCAGGGGCATCGCCGTCCTGGAGACCGGCGTAGGACGACGGGCATCGGTCGAGGTCAACTGA
- a CDS encoding homoserine dehydrogenase, with the protein MADQADNNAAAPTVGVALLGMGTVGTEVLRILQEDAQDFTARTGGPIEVRGIAVSDLSKPRPGVSSELLTDDAFGLVNREDIDLVIEVIGGIDYPRTVVLAALRAGKSVVTANKALVAAHAGELSEAADSSGADLFFEAAVAAAIPVVGPLRRSLAGDRVNQVMGIVNGTTNFILDAMYKRGASYDEMLAEATALGYAEADPSADVDGYDAASKAAILANLAFHSPVGSDDVHVEGIRSINVADIEAAKAAGCTIKLLAICERLVDDEGQESVSARVYPALIPLDHPLSSVSESFNAIFVVAEYAGRLMFYGNGAGGAPTASAVLGDVVAAARNIVHGGRAPGMSTYANLPVGDFGSVRTRYHVDMVVDDRPGVLAEVASTFSVQGVSLKTVRQEDAGDAGARLVVITHHAAESDLESTVDNLKNLDAVKAVNSVIRMEGN; encoded by the coding sequence ATGGCTGATCAGGCTGACAACAATGCCGCCGCGCCCACCGTCGGCGTAGCGCTGCTGGGCATGGGAACCGTGGGTACCGAGGTTCTGCGCATCCTCCAGGAGGACGCGCAGGATTTCACCGCCCGCACCGGTGGCCCCATCGAGGTCCGCGGTATCGCCGTGTCCGACCTGTCCAAGCCCCGTCCAGGTGTCTCCTCCGAGCTGCTCACGGATGATGCCTTCGGTCTCGTCAACCGCGAGGACATTGACCTGGTCATCGAGGTGATCGGTGGTATCGACTACCCGCGTACCGTCGTGCTGGCCGCGCTGCGTGCCGGCAAGTCCGTGGTGACGGCGAACAAGGCGCTGGTTGCCGCGCATGCCGGAGAACTGTCCGAGGCCGCGGACTCCTCAGGGGCCGACCTGTTCTTCGAGGCCGCCGTTGCCGCAGCTATCCCTGTAGTCGGTCCGTTGCGCCGTTCCCTGGCAGGGGACCGGGTGAACCAGGTCATGGGTATCGTCAACGGCACCACGAACTTCATCCTCGATGCGATGTACAAGCGCGGGGCGTCCTACGACGAGATGCTTGCCGAAGCCACCGCCCTCGGATACGCCGAGGCGGACCCCTCTGCTGACGTGGACGGCTACGACGCCGCGTCCAAGGCTGCGATCCTGGCGAACCTGGCCTTCCATTCGCCGGTCGGCAGCGATGACGTGCACGTCGAGGGCATCCGGTCGATCAACGTCGCCGACATCGAGGCCGCCAAGGCCGCCGGATGCACCATCAAGCTGCTGGCCATCTGTGAACGCCTCGTCGACGACGAGGGGCAGGAGTCCGTCTCCGCCCGCGTTTACCCGGCACTGATTCCGCTGGACCACCCGCTGTCCAGCGTCAGCGAGTCCTTCAACGCGATCTTCGTCGTCGCAGAGTACGCCGGACGCCTGATGTTCTACGGCAACGGTGCCGGTGGCGCCCCGACGGCTTCGGCGGTGCTTGGTGACGTGGTCGCCGCCGCCCGCAATATCGTGCACGGTGGACGTGCCCCCGGCATGTCGACCTACGCCAACCTGCCTGTCGGCGATTTCGGTTCGGTGCGCACCCGCTACCACGTTGACATGGTCGTCGACGACCGGCCGGGTGTGCTGGCGGAGGTCGCCTCGACATTCTCCGTACAAGGGGTGTCGCTGAAGACAGTCCGCCAGGAGGACGCCGGTGACGCCGGTGCGCGACTGGTCGTCATCACCCACCACGCCGCCGAGAGTGACCTCGAGTCGACGGTGGACAACCTCAAGAACCTTGACGCCGTGAAGGCCGTCAACAGCGTGATCCGAATGGAAGGCAACTGA
- a CDS encoding N5-glutamine methyltransferase family protein, whose protein sequence is MALSDATTVSAALREAVPALVEAGVESAAHDARVLMAAALEQETGTTVSPLDLVMCGGDTAPALFVELLQRRIAREPLQRILGHGSVMGIDLAVTPGVFIPRPETDLLIDWVAREAERRVSRREHGLFSRLLEPTLTIVDLCSGPGTVALGVAHELSVRGIPEKVSVRVVGLEITEEGVHLARRNAGSWVDDGHVDSRVQVQFHRADVSAPADIVALGLVNSADIVASNPPYVPETTPVSPEVAQDPHNAVFSGADGLALMRPLAGIIELVAAPSAAVAVEHDDSTGEAVRELLVDAGVSDVVQHRDLAGRDRFVSGQVHRDPGHRPVQG, encoded by the coding sequence GTGGCACTCAGTGACGCGACCACCGTCTCCGCGGCGCTCAGGGAGGCCGTGCCGGCACTTGTCGAGGCCGGTGTGGAGTCTGCGGCACATGACGCGCGCGTGCTCATGGCAGCGGCCCTGGAGCAGGAGACCGGAACCACGGTCTCGCCGCTGGATCTGGTCATGTGCGGCGGTGACACCGCACCGGCACTGTTCGTGGAACTCCTGCAGCGGCGAATCGCCAGGGAACCCCTGCAGCGGATCCTCGGTCATGGATCAGTGATGGGGATCGATCTCGCAGTCACCCCCGGGGTGTTCATTCCCCGACCGGAAACCGATCTGCTCATTGACTGGGTGGCGAGGGAGGCGGAACGTCGTGTGTCGCGCCGAGAGCACGGACTGTTCTCCCGGCTGCTCGAGCCGACCCTCACTATTGTGGATCTGTGCAGTGGACCTGGCACGGTCGCCCTGGGAGTGGCCCACGAGCTGAGCGTCCGGGGGATCCCGGAGAAGGTCTCTGTGCGTGTGGTCGGTCTGGAGATCACCGAGGAGGGCGTACACCTGGCACGAAGGAACGCCGGATCCTGGGTCGACGACGGACATGTTGACTCGCGTGTACAGGTGCAGTTCCACCGCGCCGATGTCTCGGCCCCGGCGGATATCGTGGCACTCGGACTCGTCAATTCCGCCGATATCGTGGCCTCCAACCCTCCCTATGTTCCGGAAACCACCCCGGTGTCGCCGGAGGTGGCCCAGGACCCCCACAACGCGGTGTTCTCGGGGGCAGACGGTCTGGCTCTGATGCGCCCGTTGGCCGGAATCATCGAACTGGTCGCGGCCCCCAGCGCGGCAGTCGCTGTCGAACACGATGATTCGACGGGGGAGGCAGTGCGGGAACTCCTCGTCGACGCCGGTGTTTCGGACGTGGTACAGCATCGTGACCTTGCGGGACGGGACCGGTTCGTCAGCGGGCAGGTGCACCGCGATCCCGGGCATCGTCCGGTACAGGGCTAG
- the prfA gene encoding peptide chain release factor 1, translating to MAGSPSKVDDILSEYQGLEMQLADPDLHNDAAAARRVAKRFSELQPVIQTYNKLVEARDDYEAAKEMAAEDADFADEADRLAAELPGLEEKLTDLLAPRDPHDSEDVVMEIKSGAGGEEAALFAGELARMYQRYGERHGFTFEILDVNETDLGGVKDMTMSVRAKQPGRDGAWSVFKYEGGVHRVQRIPVTESQGRIQTSAAGVLVYPEPDEVEDVEIDDKDIRVDVYRSSGKGGQGVNTTDSAVRITHLPTGIVVTCQKERSQIQNRARAMQVLAARLQQMKEEEADAVAAEGRAAQIRTMDRSERIRTYNFPESRVSDHRIGYKANNLDAVLDGDLDALFGALSEAERQSRLEAGE from the coding sequence TTGGCAGGGTCGCCGTCGAAGGTCGACGACATCCTTTCTGAGTATCAGGGGCTTGAGATGCAGCTCGCCGACCCCGATCTGCACAATGACGCGGCGGCGGCGCGACGCGTGGCCAAGCGGTTCAGCGAACTTCAGCCGGTCATCCAGACCTACAACAAGCTCGTTGAAGCCCGTGATGATTATGAGGCAGCCAAGGAGATGGCGGCCGAGGACGCTGACTTCGCCGATGAAGCCGACCGTCTCGCCGCGGAACTGCCCGGGCTCGAAGAAAAGCTCACCGACCTGCTCGCCCCTCGTGATCCTCACGACAGCGAAGACGTGGTCATGGAGATCAAGTCGGGCGCCGGCGGTGAAGAGGCCGCCCTGTTCGCCGGGGAACTCGCCCGGATGTACCAACGTTACGGTGAGCGGCACGGTTTCACCTTCGAGATCCTTGATGTCAACGAGACGGATCTCGGTGGGGTGAAGGACATGACCATGTCCGTCCGGGCGAAGCAGCCCGGGCGCGACGGCGCATGGAGCGTCTTCAAGTACGAGGGCGGTGTCCACCGGGTCCAGCGCATCCCCGTGACAGAGTCGCAGGGACGGATCCAGACCTCTGCCGCCGGCGTTCTGGTGTACCCGGAACCCGACGAGGTCGAGGACGTCGAGATCGACGACAAGGACATCCGGGTCGACGTCTACCGGTCATCCGGCAAGGGGGGCCAGGGTGTGAACACCACCGATTCAGCGGTGCGCATCACCCACCTGCCGACAGGCATCGTGGTCACCTGTCAGAAGGAACGGTCCCAGATCCAGAACCGGGCGCGTGCGATGCAGGTGCTCGCCGCCCGCCTTCAGCAGATGAAGGAGGAAGAAGCGGATGCCGTGGCTGCGGAAGGACGCGCAGCTCAGATCCGCACGATGGACCGGTCCGAACGCATCCGGACCTACAACTTCCCGGAGTCCCGGGTCTCGGATCACCGCATCGGATACAAGGCGAACAACCTCGACGCTGTCCTGGACGGCGATCTCGACGCTCTCTTCGGCGCACTCAGTGAGGCAGAACGTCAGAGCAGGCTGGAAGCCGGGGAGTAG
- a CDS encoding L-threonylcarbamoyladenylate synthase, whose translation MAQTYDCSEDEGRESGVAAALSAVKAGRLIVTPTDTVYGIGADAFDNDAVAALLRAKHRGPDMPVPVLIGSWDTVAGLVRDYSEPLRLLTEAFWPGGLTIVTHQAPSLPWNLGDTRGTVALRMPLHPLAIELLQQTGPMAVSSANISGSPAALTAEAAREQLGDSVSVYLDAGEASIGTASTIVDLSGHRPRILRDGAISADRVGEVLGISSAALLDDGAAQGH comes from the coding sequence ATGGCACAGACCTACGACTGTTCTGAGGACGAAGGCCGGGAGAGCGGTGTCGCAGCGGCGCTCAGCGCAGTGAAGGCGGGTAGGCTGATCGTCACCCCCACCGACACCGTCTACGGCATTGGCGCCGATGCGTTCGACAATGATGCCGTGGCAGCGCTACTGCGTGCGAAACACCGCGGTCCCGATATGCCGGTGCCTGTCCTGATCGGTTCGTGGGACACGGTGGCCGGGCTGGTTCGGGACTACAGCGAGCCACTGCGACTGCTCACTGAGGCGTTCTGGCCCGGTGGGCTGACCATCGTCACCCACCAGGCCCCCAGTCTTCCGTGGAATCTCGGGGATACCCGGGGGACGGTGGCCCTGCGGATGCCTTTGCACCCGTTGGCCATCGAACTCCTGCAGCAGACCGGGCCGATGGCGGTGTCCAGTGCGAACATTTCGGGTAGCCCGGCCGCTCTCACGGCCGAGGCGGCACGGGAGCAACTCGGGGACTCTGTCTCGGTCTACCTCGATGCCGGTGAAGCCTCCATCGGGACGGCGTCGACAATCGTCGATCTTTCGGGGCACCGACCGCGTATTCTTCGTGACGGTGCCATCAGCGCCGACCGCGTCGGCGAGGTGCTCGGTATCTCGTCCGCCGCTCTTCTCGATGACGGCGCAGCACAGGGGCACTGA